A genomic stretch from Mycobacterium cookii includes:
- a CDS encoding MIP/aquaporin family protein — protein sequence MRAGIAGAMLAEFFGTFVLLLLGLGTCAVNVVGLPGSGRQTVPFGPDNWLINIFGWAFAVMLAAYVSGGISGAHFNPAVTLAFAVARKFEWRNVIPYWVSQLAGAFCGAAMVYVVYRPAIDSFNAASHLSRADSMDTYGIFATSPASYFHGGYLGPVVDQLVGTAILVLLIAALIDNRNQAPAGNLAPLLIGFIIAVIGCSYGTNAGYALNPARELGPRLFAWLEGWGKLALPGDYGPTTNYWWIPVFVPLFGAVAGILLYDFFIGNVLEARAAMMRTPEPGLAPVPTTDASAGVAGPVTAEDSAEAEQLEDDRAA from the coding sequence ATGCGTGCCGGCATCGCAGGCGCGATGCTGGCCGAGTTCTTCGGCACCTTCGTGTTGTTGCTACTCGGCCTGGGAACCTGCGCGGTCAACGTCGTCGGCCTGCCCGGTTCCGGCAGGCAGACCGTCCCGTTCGGCCCAGATAACTGGCTGATCAACATCTTCGGCTGGGCGTTCGCCGTAATGCTGGCCGCATATGTCTCCGGCGGTATCAGCGGTGCACATTTCAATCCCGCGGTGACGCTGGCCTTCGCAGTGGCACGGAAGTTCGAGTGGCGCAACGTGATTCCCTATTGGGTGTCGCAGCTCGCGGGCGCCTTCTGCGGTGCCGCCATGGTTTACGTCGTCTACCGGCCTGCGATAGACAGCTTCAACGCCGCCAGCCATCTGTCGCGGGCTGATTCGATGGACACCTATGGGATTTTCGCCACCTCCCCCGCCTCGTATTTCCACGGCGGCTACCTCGGACCGGTCGTCGACCAACTTGTCGGTACGGCGATTCTCGTGCTGCTGATCGCGGCGTTGATCGACAACCGCAACCAGGCGCCGGCCGGCAACTTGGCGCCATTGCTCATCGGCTTCATCATCGCGGTGATCGGCTGCTCCTACGGAACCAATGCCGGCTACGCGCTCAACCCGGCCCGCGAACTCGGTCCGCGGCTGTTCGCGTGGTTAGAGGGTTGGGGGAAGCTGGCGTTGCCGGGCGACTACGGGCCGACGACCAACTACTGGTGGATTCCGGTGTTCGTACCGCTGTTCGGCGCGGTCGCCGGCATCCTGCTCTACGACTTCTTCATCGGCAACGTGCTGGAAGCCCGAGCCGCGATGATGCGCACCCCGGAACCGGGTCTGGCGCCGGTACCCACCACCGACGCGTCGGCGGGGGTGGCCGGTCCGGTCACCGCCGAGGACAGCGCCGAGGCCGAGCAACTCGAGGACGATCGGGCCGCCTGA
- a CDS encoding TetR/AcrR family transcriptional regulator, with product MTVTTHARKKRSDTRIKMLISAAEVMRERGAAGVTIDEVLARSGAPRGSVYYHFPDGRNQILAEALHYAGEAITADIDKAAARGAKVLMRQFVEFWERVLADSDFSAGCPVVAAAIGSAEDDVPLAAEAARIFAHWRTAMTRAFVADGFPEPDADSLAVMSIAALEGAVVLCRSSRSSDPLHKVYGQLEFLVKAREFVCRNDLTKG from the coding sequence ATGACGGTGACGACGCATGCCCGCAAGAAGCGGAGCGATACCCGAATCAAGATGCTGATCAGTGCCGCCGAGGTGATGCGGGAACGCGGCGCCGCCGGCGTCACCATCGACGAGGTCCTGGCCCGCAGCGGCGCACCCCGCGGCTCGGTTTACTACCACTTCCCGGACGGTCGCAATCAGATCCTCGCCGAGGCGCTGCACTACGCCGGCGAGGCGATCACCGCTGACATCGACAAAGCCGCCGCTCGGGGCGCGAAGGTGCTGATGCGGCAATTCGTCGAATTCTGGGAACGCGTCCTCGCCGACAGCGATTTCAGCGCCGGCTGTCCGGTGGTGGCTGCGGCGATCGGTTCGGCCGAGGACGACGTCCCCCTGGCCGCCGAGGCGGCGCGGATCTTCGCGCACTGGCGCACCGCGATGACGCGGGCCTTCGTGGCAGACGGGTTCCCGGAGCCCGACGCCGATTCGCTGGCGGTGATGTCGATCGCGGCGCTGGAAGGCGCCGTGGTGCTGTGCCGGTCAAGCCGGAGCAGCGACCCGCTGCACAAGGTCTACGGCCAGCTTGAATTCCTGGTCAAGGCAAGGGAATTCGTCTGCCGTAACGACCTGACCAAGGGTTAG
- a CDS encoding alpha/beta hydrolase, translated as MTVRPAPRFPGRTMISRAKWLLRARPGDYMLAASDAIASLPVIGRHLEPLGGVTAMGIWGSRLAPAMMSSSAKSWLTPGIGELKKAERDQTQAVSDAALRGVVSAKDLDIEWPAPERTPPFWRAKHHRRHLHRTSVRYGRQPAQLLDVWRRRDLPVRPAPVLIFVPGGAWVHGGRQLQGYALMSHLAEMGWVCLSAQYRVSPHHRWPSHITDVKTAIAWARANVDKFGGDRNFIAVAGCSAGGHLSALAGLTANDPEMQTDLPAGSDTSVDAVVGIYGRYDWEDRSTPEREQFVDFLERVVVKRRISRHPHVFRDASPIARIHPDAPPFLVIHGSSDKVIPVEQARSFVERLRSVSRSLVSYVELPGAGHGFDMIDGARTGAMSTAIGLFLGQIHRNRMIAAKEVI; from the coding sequence ATGACGGTACGACCGGCACCGCGCTTCCCTGGGCGCACCATGATCTCCAGGGCCAAATGGTTGCTACGGGCCCGTCCCGGGGACTACATGCTGGCAGCCAGCGACGCGATCGCGTCGCTACCGGTGATCGGTCGGCACCTGGAACCGCTGGGCGGAGTCACCGCGATGGGCATCTGGGGTTCCCGGTTGGCGCCCGCGATGATGTCGTCGTCGGCAAAGTCGTGGCTAACCCCGGGCATCGGCGAGCTCAAGAAAGCCGAACGCGACCAAACTCAGGCGGTGTCCGACGCGGCGCTGCGCGGCGTGGTGTCGGCGAAAGACCTGGACATCGAGTGGCCGGCACCGGAGCGGACGCCGCCGTTCTGGCGCGCCAAGCATCACCGTCGCCATTTGCACCGCACGTCGGTCAGGTACGGCCGGCAACCGGCGCAGTTGCTGGACGTGTGGCGTCGCAGGGACCTGCCGGTCCGGCCGGCGCCCGTGCTGATCTTTGTCCCGGGCGGCGCATGGGTGCACGGTGGCCGCCAACTTCAGGGCTATGCGCTGATGTCGCACCTGGCCGAAATGGGATGGGTGTGCCTGTCGGCCCAATACCGGGTGTCGCCGCACCACCGCTGGCCATCGCACATCACCGACGTCAAGACCGCGATCGCGTGGGCGCGGGCCAACGTGGACAAGTTCGGCGGCGACCGCAATTTCATTGCGGTGGCGGGGTGTTCGGCCGGCGGCCATCTGTCGGCGCTGGCCGGGCTCACCGCCAACGACCCGGAGATGCAGACCGACCTGCCGGCCGGCTCGGACACCTCGGTGGACGCCGTGGTGGGTATCTACGGACGGTACGACTGGGAGGACCGGTCGACCCCCGAGCGTGAGCAGTTCGTCGATTTCCTCGAGCGCGTGGTGGTCAAGCGCAGGATTAGTCGCCACCCACACGTTTTCCGCGACGCCTCGCCGATCGCCCGGATACACCCGGATGCGCCGCCGTTCTTGGTCATTCACGGCAGCAGCGACAAAGTCATCCCGGTCGAGCAGGCGCGCAGCTTCGTCGAGCGGCTCAGGTCGGTATCCCGTTCGTTGGTGAGCTACGTGGAGTTGCCCGGCGCCGGACACGGATTCGACATGATCGACGGTGCACGCACCGGCGCGATGTCGACGGCGATCGGGCTGTTTCTCGGGCAGATTCATCGCAATCGGATGATCGCTGCCAAAGAAGTTATTTAG
- a CDS encoding crotonase/enoyl-CoA hydratase family protein, protein MSTEEATEPEVLVEQRDRILIITINRPKAKNAVNSAVAHGLADAVDRLDRDPGLSVGIVTGAGGTFCAGMDLKAFARGEVPIVEGRGMGFTERGPDKPLIAAVEGYALAGGTELALATDLIVASKDASFGIPEVKRGLVAGGGGLLRLPQRIPPAIAMELALTGEAFTAERAHALGMVNVLAEPGGALDAAIDLAERITVNGPLAVAATKRIIVESRGWSPDTQFAEQNKILMPVFSSNDAKEGAIAFAEKRPAQWTGT, encoded by the coding sequence GTGAGCACTGAAGAAGCCACCGAACCCGAAGTCCTCGTCGAGCAGCGGGACCGGATCCTGATCATCACCATCAACCGGCCCAAGGCCAAGAACGCGGTCAACTCCGCGGTCGCCCATGGTTTGGCCGACGCGGTCGACAGGCTCGACCGCGACCCCGGGCTTTCGGTCGGCATCGTGACCGGGGCGGGCGGAACATTCTGCGCGGGCATGGATCTCAAGGCGTTCGCCCGCGGCGAGGTGCCCATCGTCGAAGGCCGTGGCATGGGCTTCACCGAGCGCGGACCGGACAAGCCGCTGATCGCCGCGGTCGAGGGCTACGCACTGGCCGGCGGCACCGAGTTGGCGCTGGCCACCGACCTGATCGTGGCGTCCAAGGACGCGTCGTTCGGTATCCCCGAGGTCAAGCGCGGCCTGGTGGCCGGCGGCGGGGGACTGCTGCGACTGCCGCAGCGCATCCCGCCCGCGATCGCGATGGAGTTGGCGCTCACGGGCGAGGCCTTCACCGCCGAGCGCGCGCACGCGCTCGGCATGGTCAACGTGCTGGCCGAGCCCGGCGGTGCGCTGGACGCTGCGATCGACTTGGCCGAGCGGATCACCGTCAACGGTCCGCTGGCCGTGGCCGCCACCAAGCGGATCATCGTCGAATCCCGCGGTTGGAGTCCCGACACGCAGTTCGCCGAGCAGAACAAGATCCTGATGCCGGTGTTCTCGTCGAATGACGCCAAGGAGGGCGCCATCGCGTTCGCCGAGAAGCGGCCGGCCCAGTGGACCGGCACCTGA
- a CDS encoding DUF6307 family protein — MASPTTFRSPYVIRLELVRDTIKAHSKLKDEDAAELAKHVLHALNSIPEKMR, encoded by the coding sequence ATGGCTTCACCGACCACGTTCCGCTCGCCCTATGTCATTCGTCTCGAACTGGTCAGAGACACGATCAAAGCTCACTCCAAGCTCAAGGACGAGGACGCCGCCGAATTGGCGAAACATGTTCTGCACGCGTTGAATTCGATTCCGGAGAAGATGCGCTGA
- a CDS encoding class I adenylate-forming enzyme family protein, translating to MSISLLLEMATSNDPDRTAVVSGDVRLTTQQLSDLADGGAGLIARSEASHVAYVGLGGAMLPLLIFASARAGVAFTPINYRLSADGITALIARLPDPLVVVDSRYLDELGGPDGLAGITKQVLVSDDFLAQARDAEPAAEFADPDSVGIVLFTSGTTSQPKAVELTHNNLTSYVTGTVEFASAEPTDAALICVPPYHIAGVSAALSNLYAGRKMVYLPVFDPEEWVALVDSEHVTSATVVPTMLDRIVTVLQQGGHQLPSLRNLAYGGSKVPLPLVRAALELLPHVGFVNAYGLTETSSTIAVLTPDDHRDAHAASDPAVVKRLASVGQPVPSIEVQVRDENGAVLGPGETGELFVRGEQVSGRYTGIGSVLDENGWFPTRDIAMLDHDGYLFIGGRSDDTIIRGGENIAPAELEDVLIEHSHVRDVAVVGVEDPQWGQAIVAVIVPAAGIDPDPEELREHVRKSLRGSRTPDRVVFRDELPTNATGKVLRRDIVEELRAAPAEQ from the coding sequence GTGAGTATTTCGCTTCTTCTCGAGATGGCGACGTCGAACGATCCCGACCGGACCGCCGTCGTCTCGGGGGACGTCCGGCTGACGACTCAGCAGCTCAGCGATCTCGCCGACGGCGGCGCCGGGCTCATCGCCCGCTCGGAGGCGTCTCACGTCGCTTACGTCGGCCTCGGCGGCGCGATGCTGCCGCTGCTGATCTTCGCCTCGGCGCGCGCCGGAGTGGCCTTCACGCCGATCAACTACCGGCTGTCCGCCGACGGCATCACGGCGCTGATCGCCCGGCTGCCCGACCCGCTGGTGGTGGTGGATAGCCGATACCTCGATGAGCTGGGCGGACCGGACGGTCTGGCCGGTATCACCAAGCAGGTCCTGGTGTCCGACGACTTCCTGGCGCAGGCCCGCGACGCCGAGCCGGCCGCGGAGTTCGCCGACCCGGACTCGGTCGGCATCGTCTTGTTCACCTCTGGCACGACGTCGCAACCGAAGGCCGTCGAACTCACCCACAACAACCTGACCAGCTATGTCACCGGCACCGTCGAATTCGCGTCGGCCGAGCCGACCGATGCGGCGCTGATCTGCGTGCCGCCGTACCACATCGCCGGGGTCAGCGCGGCGCTGTCCAACCTGTACGCCGGACGCAAGATGGTCTACCTGCCCGTCTTCGATCCCGAAGAATGGGTCGCCCTGGTCGACAGCGAGCACGTGACCAGCGCGACCGTGGTGCCGACCATGCTCGACCGCATCGTCACCGTGCTGCAGCAGGGCGGTCACCAGCTGCCGTCGCTGCGCAACCTGGCCTACGGCGGATCGAAGGTGCCGTTGCCGCTGGTGCGCGCTGCGCTCGAGTTGCTACCGCACGTCGGTTTCGTCAACGCCTACGGCCTGACCGAAACCAGTTCGACCATCGCCGTGCTCACCCCGGACGACCACCGCGACGCCCATGCCGCTTCGGATCCGGCCGTGGTCAAACGGTTGGCTTCGGTCGGTCAGCCGGTGCCCAGCATCGAGGTCCAGGTCCGCGACGAGAACGGCGCGGTGCTCGGGCCGGGGGAGACCGGCGAATTGTTCGTTCGCGGCGAGCAGGTCTCTGGCCGCTACACCGGTATCGGCTCCGTGCTCGACGAGAACGGTTGGTTCCCCACCCGGGACATCGCCATGCTCGACCACGACGGCTATCTGTTCATCGGCGGCCGCAGCGACGACACCATCATCCGGGGTGGCGAGAACATCGCGCCCGCCGAGTTGGAGGACGTGCTGATCGAGCACTCTCATGTGCGTGACGTCGCCGTGGTCGGCGTCGAGGATCCGCAATGGGGACAGGCGATCGTCGCGGTGATTGTGCCGGCAGCCGGAATCGACCCCGACCCCGAGGAATTGCGCGAACACGTGCGCAAGAGTTTGCGGGGGTCACGCACCCCCGACCGGGTAGTCTTTCGCGACGAGCTGCCCACCAACGCGACGGGCAAAGTGCTTCGCCGCGACATCGTCGAAGAGCTTCGCGCCGCACCGGCCGAGCAGTGA
- a CDS encoding WS/DGAT/MGAT family O-acyltransferase, whose amino-acid sequence MKRLSGWDAVLLYSETPNVHMHTLKVAVIELAEDRRDFDIDAFRRVIHSRLYKLEPFCYQLIDVPLKMHHPMWRENVDVDLTYHVRPWRLPAPGGRRELDEAIGEIASTPLDRDYPLWEMYFVEGLADNRIAVVGKIHHALADGVAAANLLARGMDLAPGPQSGEVRHAPDPAPSTGELVRSAFADHMRHIGRIPATIGYTAKGLNRVRRSSRKLSPELTMPFTPPPTFMNHMLTPERRFATATLALSDIKETSKALGVTINDMVLALSAGALRKLRLRYDGDSDHPLLASVPVSFDFSPDRVSGNLFTGMMVALPADVDDPVERVRRAHDYAVEAKESHHLLGPELVSRWAAYFPPGPSESLFRWLASRDGQNKVLNLPISNVPGPREHGRVGGALVTEIYSVGPLTTGSGLNITVWSYVDQLNVSVLADGATVDDPHEVTSAIIDEFVEIRRAAGLSDTLTVVEGAMAQA is encoded by the coding sequence ATGAAACGGCTGAGCGGTTGGGACGCGGTACTGCTGTACAGCGAAACACCGAATGTGCACATGCACACGCTCAAGGTCGCGGTGATCGAGTTGGCCGAAGACCGTCGTGACTTCGACATCGACGCATTCCGCCGGGTGATCCACAGCCGGTTGTACAAGCTGGAGCCGTTCTGCTATCAGCTGATTGACGTCCCGCTCAAAATGCACCACCCAATGTGGCGGGAGAACGTCGACGTCGATCTGACGTATCACGTGCGGCCGTGGCGGCTGCCCGCGCCGGGTGGCCGTCGTGAACTGGACGAGGCGATCGGCGAGATCGCCAGCACGCCGCTGGACCGCGATTATCCGCTGTGGGAGATGTATTTCGTCGAGGGGCTGGCCGACAACCGAATCGCGGTGGTCGGCAAGATCCACCATGCGCTGGCCGACGGAGTCGCGGCGGCGAATCTCCTGGCCCGCGGAATGGATCTGGCGCCCGGGCCGCAGAGTGGGGAGGTCCGGCACGCACCCGACCCGGCGCCGTCGACCGGCGAGCTGGTGCGGTCGGCGTTCGCCGATCACATGCGGCATATCGGCCGGATCCCCGCGACCATCGGCTACACCGCGAAGGGCCTCAACCGGGTGCGACGCAGCAGCCGCAAGCTGTCGCCGGAGTTGACGATGCCGTTCACCCCACCGCCGACCTTCATGAACCACATGCTCACGCCCGAACGACGCTTCGCGACAGCAACTTTGGCGTTGAGCGACATCAAGGAAACCAGCAAGGCGCTCGGCGTCACGATCAACGACATGGTGTTGGCGCTGTCCGCGGGCGCGTTACGCAAGCTGCGACTGCGCTACGACGGCGACTCCGATCACCCGCTGCTGGCGTCGGTGCCGGTGAGCTTCGACTTCTCGCCGGATCGGGTGTCGGGAAACCTGTTCACCGGAATGATGGTCGCGCTGCCCGCCGACGTCGACGATCCGGTGGAGCGGGTACGGCGCGCACACGACTACGCCGTCGAGGCCAAGGAGAGCCACCACTTGCTCGGCCCGGAGTTGGTCAGCCGGTGGGCGGCCTACTTTCCGCCGGGCCCGTCGGAGTCGCTTTTCCGTTGGCTGGCCAGCCGCGACGGTCAGAACAAGGTACTCAACCTGCCGATCTCCAACGTTCCGGGTCCTCGTGAGCATGGCCGGGTCGGCGGAGCGCTGGTGACCGAGATCTACTCTGTCGGTCCGCTCACCACCGGCAGCGGCTTGAACATCACGGTGTGGAGTTACGTTGACCAGCTGAATGTTTCGGTGCTCGCCGACGGCGCCACTGTCGACGACCCGCACGAGGTGACCTCAGCGATCATCGACGAGTTCGTCGAAATACGCCGTGCTGCAGGGCTTTCCGACACGTTGACGGTTGTCGAAGGCGCGATGGCTCAGGCCTGA
- the fadD12 gene encoding acyl-CoA ligase FadD12 — MAFGLLGTLVRAGIIAPLRPDKYVRMAAAIRREGLSFTMGFALAAQRCPNRAALIDELGSLTFRELDQRADALASALQSLPGGTPTVVAIMCRNHRGFVEALIAANRIGADVLLLNTSFAGPALADVVEREGADAVIYDEEFTESVDRALADRPETTRVVAWTDHPDSHATTVEKLITSHRGERPARTEHTGRLILLTSGTTGNPKGAKHSGGGATELKAILDRVPWHTEETTVVVAPMFHAWGFSQLVFAASLGCTIATRRKFDPEATLDLVDRYQATGLCVVPVMFDRIMDLPDDVRRRYSGRSLKFATASGSRMRPDVVTRFMDEFGDIIYNNYNATEAGMIATATPEDLRAAPDTAGKPAVGTEIRILDGDHRPVPTGEVGQIFVRNSNRFDGYTSGAGKDFHDGFMASGDVGRLDEAGRLYVVGRDDEMIVSGGENVYPIEVEKTLALHPGVAEATVMGVDDEQYGQRLAAFVVLTQGDSATVDDLKQHVRENLANYKVPREIIVLDELPRGSTGKISRRDLLSHIDTQA; from the coding sequence GTGGCTTTCGGTCTGCTCGGTACCCTGGTCCGCGCGGGAATCATCGCCCCCCTGCGGCCCGACAAATACGTCCGGATGGCGGCCGCGATTCGTCGCGAAGGTCTGTCGTTCACCATGGGATTCGCGTTGGCGGCGCAACGCTGCCCGAATCGTGCCGCACTGATCGACGAGCTCGGCTCGCTGACGTTCCGCGAGCTCGACCAGCGTGCAGACGCGTTGGCTTCAGCGCTGCAGAGCCTGCCCGGTGGCACCCCGACGGTGGTGGCGATCATGTGCCGCAATCATCGCGGGTTCGTCGAAGCGTTGATCGCCGCCAACCGGATCGGCGCCGACGTGCTGCTGCTGAACACCTCGTTCGCCGGGCCGGCGCTGGCCGACGTGGTCGAACGCGAGGGCGCCGACGCGGTGATCTACGACGAGGAATTCACCGAATCGGTGGACCGCGCGCTGGCCGACAGACCCGAAACCACCCGCGTCGTCGCATGGACCGACCATCCGGACAGCCACGCGACCACCGTCGAGAAGCTGATCACCAGCCACCGTGGCGAGCGGCCAGCCCGCACCGAACACACCGGCAGGTTGATTCTGCTGACCTCTGGCACCACCGGTAATCCCAAGGGCGCCAAGCATTCCGGCGGCGGTGCAACCGAACTGAAGGCGATCCTCGACCGCGTCCCGTGGCACACCGAGGAGACGACGGTGGTGGTGGCGCCGATGTTTCACGCCTGGGGCTTTTCCCAACTGGTGTTCGCCGCGTCGCTGGGCTGCACGATCGCGACCAGGCGCAAGTTCGACCCGGAAGCCACCCTCGACCTCGTCGACCGGTATCAGGCCACCGGGCTGTGCGTCGTCCCGGTGATGTTCGACCGGATCATGGATCTGCCCGACGACGTGCGCCGCCGCTACAGCGGTCGGTCGCTGAAATTCGCCACCGCATCGGGATCCCGGATGCGCCCCGACGTCGTCACGCGTTTCATGGACGAATTCGGCGACATCATCTACAACAACTACAACGCCACCGAGGCCGGCATGATCGCCACCGCGACGCCGGAAGACCTGCGGGCCGCGCCCGACACCGCCGGAAAACCCGCTGTCGGCACCGAGATTCGCATCCTGGATGGCGATCACCGACCGGTGCCCACCGGCGAGGTCGGCCAGATCTTCGTGCGCAACTCCAACCGTTTCGACGGCTACACCTCGGGGGCGGGCAAGGATTTTCACGACGGCTTCATGGCATCCGGTGACGTCGGCCGCCTCGACGAGGCCGGCCGACTGTACGTGGTCGGACGTGATGACGAGATGATCGTCTCCGGCGGCGAGAACGTCTACCCGATCGAGGTGGAGAAAACACTGGCCTTGCACCCGGGCGTCGCCGAGGCCACCGTGATGGGCGTCGACGACGAGCAGTACGGGCAGCGGTTGGCGGCCTTCGTCGTTCTGACGCAAGGTGATTCGGCCACGGTTGACGACCTCAAGCAACACGTCCGGGAAAACCTGGCCAACTACAAGGTGCCTCGCGAGATCATTGTCCTCGACGAGTTGCCGCGCGGCAGCACCGGCAAGATCTCCCGCCGCGACTTGTTGAGCCACATCGACACTCAGGCCTGA
- a CDS encoding crotonase/enoyl-CoA hydratase family protein, with protein MTGISRALPALDTVTLERDGHVLLIGLNRPDKRNAFNRAMLTDLSSAYGLLESDPSVRAGVLFAHGDHFTGGLDLVDVGPNIASGDFSLPSDGRDPWRLDGSWITPLVAVAHGWCMTLGIELLLAADIRIAATGTRFAQLEVRRGIYPFGGATLRLPREGGWGNAMRWLLTGDEFDAVEAHRIGLVQEVADDADAGLARARGIARTIAERSAPLGVQATLASAHLARERGDAAAIERLRPDVAALFATADAAEGVQSFIERRQAQFQGR; from the coding sequence ATGACTGGCATTTCACGTGCACTACCCGCGCTGGACACCGTGACCCTCGAGCGCGACGGTCACGTCCTGCTGATCGGCCTGAACCGGCCGGACAAGCGCAACGCCTTCAACCGAGCGATGCTCACCGATCTGTCCAGCGCCTACGGGTTGCTGGAGTCGGACCCATCGGTGCGCGCGGGCGTGTTGTTCGCGCACGGAGACCATTTCACCGGCGGGCTTGACCTCGTCGACGTAGGACCCAACATCGCATCCGGTGACTTTTCGTTGCCGTCCGACGGGCGGGACCCGTGGCGGCTCGACGGTTCGTGGATCACGCCGCTGGTCGCGGTCGCGCACGGCTGGTGCATGACGTTGGGAATCGAGCTGCTGCTGGCCGCCGACATCCGCATCGCGGCGACGGGAACCCGGTTCGCTCAACTCGAGGTGCGGCGCGGCATCTATCCGTTCGGCGGCGCGACCTTACGGCTGCCCCGGGAGGGCGGTTGGGGTAACGCGATGCGCTGGCTGCTCACCGGTGATGAGTTCGACGCCGTCGAGGCGCACCGAATCGGTCTGGTGCAAGAAGTCGCCGACGACGCCGACGCCGGGCTGGCGCGCGCCCGCGGGATCGCCCGCACCATCGCCGAGCGGTCGGCGCCGCTGGGCGTGCAGGCCACGCTGGCGTCGGCTCACCTGGCCCGCGAACGCGGCGATGCGGCGGCGATCGAGCGGTTACGCCCCGACGTCGCTGCGCTGTTCGCGACCGCCGATGCCGCCGAAGGAGTGCAGTCGTTCATCGAGCGCCGCCAAGCACAATTCCAAGGGCGCTGA
- a CDS encoding glucose-6-phosphate dehydrogenase, producing the protein MSEQRYDFFGEIFRRYFGPAIDAYPRMGGALVDRLLTLTDDIPDKLAQTRCAATAWAEAETPNARITSEIFVITQHGLMYAAGSNESRRALCYLATPSALFEPFVDQVDSVELREGAVVVVDSQFDRDLASAHPMDAALRRILDEHLALRVDLPG; encoded by the coding sequence ATGAGCGAGCAAAGGTACGACTTCTTCGGCGAGATCTTCCGGCGGTACTTCGGACCGGCCATCGACGCGTATCCGCGAATGGGTGGCGCACTCGTCGACCGGTTACTCACGCTGACGGACGACATCCCCGACAAATTGGCACAGACTCGGTGCGCCGCAACGGCGTGGGCCGAAGCCGAGACTCCGAACGCCAGGATCACCTCGGAAATCTTTGTGATCACCCAGCACGGACTGATGTATGCCGCCGGGTCGAACGAGTCGCGTCGGGCGCTGTGTTACTTGGCCACGCCGTCCGCGTTGTTCGAACCGTTCGTCGACCAGGTGGACAGCGTCGAACTGCGTGAGGGCGCGGTAGTCGTGGTAGACAGCCAATTTGACCGCGACCTTGCATCCGCCCATCCAATGGACGCCGCGCTGCGCCGGATTCTGGACGAGCACCTGGCGTTGCGGGTGGATCTGCCTGGCTAG
- a CDS encoding 1-acyl-sn-glycerol-3-phosphate acyltransferase has product MTATDIESSELSKWDPGLTERVMGWIRPIIKGYHRAEIRGLESFPPGGALVVSNHSGGLFAMDVPVFATGFYEQFGYGRPVYTLSHDIIFTGPTGEFFRRTGFIRANHENADEALRSGGVVVVFPGGDYDVYRPTLSENTIDFDGRTGYVRAALNAGVPIVPAVSIGGQESQLYLTRGMGLAKALRLDKLMRVKILPISVGFPFGLSAVLPVNMPLPTKIVMQVLEPIDITAQFGEEPDIAAVDAHVRRVMQKALDGLAKQRRLPVIG; this is encoded by the coding sequence TTGACCGCAACCGATATCGAATCCAGCGAGCTGTCCAAATGGGATCCCGGGCTCACCGAACGTGTGATGGGCTGGATCCGCCCGATCATCAAGGGCTATCACCGAGCCGAGATACGTGGCCTGGAGTCTTTCCCGCCGGGTGGCGCGCTGGTGGTGTCGAACCATTCCGGCGGGCTCTTCGCCATGGACGTACCGGTGTTCGCCACCGGGTTCTACGAGCAGTTCGGCTACGGCCGGCCGGTCTACACGCTCAGCCACGACATCATCTTCACCGGACCGACCGGCGAGTTCTTCCGCCGCACCGGCTTCATCCGTGCCAACCACGAGAACGCCGACGAGGCACTGCGATCCGGCGGAGTCGTCGTGGTGTTCCCGGGCGGTGACTACGACGTCTATCGACCGACGCTGTCGGAGAACACCATCGACTTCGACGGCCGCACCGGGTACGTGCGGGCGGCGCTGAACGCCGGCGTTCCGATCGTGCCGGCGGTGTCCATCGGCGGTCAGGAAAGTCAGCTCTATCTGACCCGCGGCATGGGACTGGCCAAGGCGTTGCGACTGGACAAGCTGATGCGGGTGAAGATCCTGCCCATCTCGGTGGGCTTCCCGTTCGGCCTGTCCGCAGTTCTGCCGGTGAACATGCCGCTGCCGACCAAGATCGTGATGCAGGTGCTCGAGCCGATCGACATCACGGCGCAGTTCGGCGAGGAGCCCGATATCGCCGCGGTCGACGCCCATGTCCGTCGCGTCATGCAGAAAGCGCTCGACGGGTTGGCCAAGCAGCGCCGGCTTCCGGTCATCGGCTAG